Proteins encoded within one genomic window of Diorhabda sublineata isolate icDioSubl1.1 chromosome 1, icDioSubl1.1, whole genome shotgun sequence:
- the LOC130444938 gene encoding DNA-directed RNA polymerase I subunit RPA43 gives MQKTSNARVTFNTKLLKKLVKQENSGVEVHTTIQHLAIYPHQLNNFTESVKGLLNSKIAKYNKTFNGILLGYQNIKLLTDGGVIHEDSCFIHFDIQANFYIFKPEIGKIMNGMVNRKSRDHIGVLVYEAFNVSIPIKMEEDEENTENSIKIGDNVTFQITYINLASVLPYIRGKLISEQDVNIPNTPKVKKKKKKSKIKEEPIEYEEL, from the exons atgcaaaaaacatCAAATGCGCGTGTTACTTTCAATACAAAActcttgaaaaaattagttaaacaAGAAAACTCGGGAGTAGAAGTACATACCACGATTCAACATTTAGCTATATATCCacatcaattaaataattttacagaaTCAGTTAAAGGACTCTTGAATTCTAAAATAGCTAAATATAATAAGAC GTTTAATGGTATTCTTTTAGGctaccaaaatataaaattgttaacaGATGGAGGAGTTATACATGAAGATTCTTGTTTCATACACTTCGATATTCAAGCCAACTTCTATATATTTAAACctgaaataggaaaaataatgaatggtATGGTAAATAGAAAAAGCCGTGATCATATTGGTGTTCTAGTGTATGAAGCATTTAATGTTTCCATACCGATCAAAATGGAAGAAGACGAGGAAAATACAGAGAATTCTATTAAAATTGGCGACAATGTAACATTTCAGATAACCTATATAAATCTGGCATCAGTTTTACCTTATATTCGTGGTAAATTGAT ATCTGAACAAGATGTGAATATACCAAATACACCTAAagtgaagaaaaagaagaaaaaatccaAGATTAAAGAAGAACCGATAGAATATGAAGAATTATGA